One part of the Cottoperca gobio chromosome 14, fCotGob3.1, whole genome shotgun sequence genome encodes these proteins:
- the abr gene encoding active breakpoint cluster region-related protein isoform X6 has product MTEILVSDVNLNSVCERLEQHCCVDQNQHNLSSQPQTPVLKRHSNTGAKLWGRVRSKLLRQKLDPQTVQSKNWHMDVIEMNGIKVEFSMKFTSRDLSLKRTPSKKQSGVFGVKINVVTKRERSKVPYIVRQCIEEVEKRGIDEVGIYRISGVATDIQALKITFDTNTKDILVMLSDMDINAIAGTLKLYFRELPEPLLTDRLYPAFMEGIALSDPAAKENCMMHLLRSLPDPNLMTFLPLLEHLKRVAEKEPINKMSLHNLATVFGPTLLRPSESEIAKGQHITSASDIWSHDVMAQVQVLLYYLQHPPISFAELKRNTLYFSTDV; this is encoded by the exons ATGACGGAGATTTTAGTGTCGGATGTAAACTTGAACTCGGTGTGCGAGCGTCTGGAGCAGCACTGCTGCGTGGACCAGAACCAGCACAATCTGTCCAGCCAGCCACAGACCCCTGTCCTCAAGAGGCACAGCAACACCGGGGCCAAGCTATGGGGCCGCGTCCGCAGCAAGCTGCTCCGACAAAAG CTGGATCCTCAGACTGTGCAGTCCAAGAACTGGCACATGGACGTCATAGAGATGAACGGG ATCAAAGTGGAATTCTCCATGAAGTTTACAAGTCGAGACCTCAGCTTGAAGAGAACGCCGTCCAAAAAACAGAGCGGGGTGTTTGGAGTCAAAATCAACGTGGTGACAAA GCGCGAGCGCTCCAAGGTGCCTTACATTGTCCGTCAGTGCATTGAGGAAGTGGAGAAGAGGGGGATCGACGAAGTGGGAATCTACAGGATCTCTGGGGTGGCCACTGATATCCAGGCccttaaaataacatttgatacCA ATACCAAAGATATCCTGGTGATGCTGAGCGACATGGACATCAACGCCATCGCAGGAACACTGAAGCTGTACTTCAGGGAGCTGCCGGAGCCTCTGCTCACCGACCGCCTCTACCCCGCCTTCATGGAGGGCATAG CGCTCTCCGACCCGGCTGCCAAGGAGAACTGCATGATGCACCTCCTGCGCTCCCTGCCTGACCCCAACCTCATGAccttcctccctctgctggAGCACCTCAaacg ggTGGCTGAGAAGGAGCCCATCAACAAGATGTCCCTCCACAACCTGGCCACCGTGTTTGGCCCCACTCTGCTCAGGCCCTCAGAGTCAGAGATCGCTAAGGGACAGCACATCACCTCTGCCTCTGACATCTGGTCACATGACGTGATGGCACAG gtCCAAGTGCTGCTCTATTACCTGCAGCATCCTCCCATCTCCTTTGCCGAATTAAAGCGCAACACGCTCTACTTTTCCACTGACGTTTAA